From the genome of Mugil cephalus isolate CIBA_MC_2020 chromosome 2, CIBA_Mcephalus_1.1, whole genome shotgun sequence, one region includes:
- the LOC125004006 gene encoding THO complex subunit 4-like: MSDKMSMSLDDIIKMNKKGGGGGREGRSGGSSGRAGGSSRPARGRPGNFNRERNNRSTPYTRPRELPDKWQHDMFEEHASGHRGPRVERVERSVESNGKLLVSNLDFGVSDSDIKELFAEFGSLKKASVHYDRSGRSKGTADVHFETKADALKALKHYNGVPLDGRPMKIQQVTSDTDVQDREPTQSSNRGFDRSRLGQPKFERRQGGGGGGGGGGGGGSFRGRGRGGEKKPQLSAEELDAQLDEYNAKFQMDTS; encoded by the exons ATGTCGGATAAAATGAGCATGTCTCTGGACGACATCATCAAGATGAACAAGaaaggaggcggcggcggccgcGAGGGAAGATCCGGGGGAAGTTCGGGTCGAGCCGGTGGATCGTCGAGGCCGGCGCGGGGTCGACCGGGGAACTTCAACCGTGAGAGAAACAACCGATCCACGCCGTACACCAGG CCCAGAGAGTTGCCAGACAAATGGCAGCACGACATGTTCGAGGAGCACGCGAGTGGACACAGAGGGCCGAGAGTGGAGAGGGTAGAAAGAAGCGTGGAAAGTAACGGCAAGCTGCTGGTTTCTAACCTAGACTTTGGTGTCTCTGATTCAGATATCAAG GAGCTGTTTGCAGAGTTTGGATCACTGAAGAAAGCCTCGGTGCACTATGATCGGTCTGGTCGCAGTAAAGGAACGGCGGATGTCCACTTTGAAACGAAGGCAGACGCACTCAAAGCCTTGAAGCACTATAATGGTGTCCCTCTTGATG GCCGGCCCATGAAGATCCAACAGGTCACTTCAGACACCGATGTACAGGATAGAGAACCTACACAGAG CTCAAACAGAGGATTTGATCGGAGCAGACTCGGTCAACCCAAGTTTGAAAGGAGgcaaggaggtggtggtggtggtggaggtggtggtggcggtggtagTTTCAGAGGccggggaagaggaggagagaaaaaacccCAGCTTTCTGCAGAGGAGTTGGATGCCCAGTTGGATGAGTACAACGCCAAG TTTCAGATGGACACCAGTTAA